In the genome of Bacillota bacterium, the window TGATCTCGACGTCCATAAAGCCCGAGTCGGATACGGTAGTCATGCCTCCTCAGTGGATCCCGACAAGGCCGACGCTGGAGAACTACATCGAGGTGCTCAACTCTCCCGACGCGAGCATCCTCAGGTGGACGTTCAACTCGCTCTTCACCTCATTCGCATACACTTTCTTTTACCTTCTTCTGAGCATCTTTACCGCGTACCCCCTGGCCCGCCTTCGCTTCAGGGGAAGGGACGCATGGTTCTGGTTCCTGCTCTCCAGCATGATGATCCCTGGGATCATGTTCCTGATCCCGCACTACATGATGATGATGCAGTTCAATTGGATAGACACTTACCACGCCCTCATCTGGCCGGGCATTTCCGGAGTGTTCGGGACTTTCATGCTGAGGCAGTTCTTCCTCACGATCCCGCACGAACTCGAAGACGCCGCGCGAATAGACGGCGCCAGCAGGCTCGGCATAATCCGGCACGTGATCCTTCCGCTTTCCGTTCCGGCGATCGTAACGCTCGGGGTCTTCAGTTTCATGGGATCCTGGAACAACTACGTGTGGCCCTTGTTCGTGGTTCATGGGGACATGCTCACGCTTCCCGTCGGGGTGACCCAGTTCTCGAGCAGGTACATCACGGAATACGGCAAGCTCATGGCGGGCACGGCTGTGGCGTCGCTGCCCGTTTTGGTCGTATTTGTCTTCGCCCAACGATACTTCGTCGAGGGGCTTACGCTGACCGGACTGAAGGAGTAGACCGCGCACGTTGGAAGGTTGGGCGGGAGCTAAAACTGAAGCGAGGGGATTGGAGTGCGCTCAGTCAATTTCTCGGGCATGCGCAGCATAAACCGGTCGATAGTCCTCAACTTGATACGCACTCACGGGTCCATGTCCCGGGCTGAGATTGCGGAGCGCAGCCACCTGGCCACCTCGGCGGTGTCAAACATCGTCTCGGAGCTGCTCCAGATGGGGCTCATCCGAGAGGGCGAGACGGTAACAGCGGGAAGCGGAAGGCCTGCGACTCTCCTGGAACTGAACACCAAGTCGGTCTTCGCGATAGGGGTGAATGTGGGCTTTACGAACATACAAGGTGTCGCCACAGACCTCTCCGGAAAGCTGCTCGAGAGGGCGACGACTCCGACCGGACCGGAGGAAGGGCCTGAGAGAGTTCTCTCCAGGGTGGCCCGCGTGGCAAAGGAGGTCAGCCTCAGAGCGGGACTACCGTCCGAGAGGATAGGGGGGGTCGGGGTCGGCATACCGGGCCTCGTTGATATCGACAGTGGACGATCGGTTTACTCCCCGAACTTGGCCTGGCGCGACGTGGCGGTCCGGGAGTTCCTCGAAGGGGAGCTCTCTCTGCCCGTCTACGTTGATAACGACGTGAGAGCGGCGACATTGGGGGAAAGCACCTATGGCGCCGGGCAAGGGGCGAGGCATCTCGTGGCGTTGTTCGTGGGCTCGGCCATAGGCGCCGGGCTCATCCTCGACGGTAGACTGTATTACGGCGCCAGCCACAGCGCCGGCGAGATCGGCCACATTCGGGTGACGGAAGACGGCCCGCAGTGTTCGTGCGGCAAGTACGGGTGCCTGGAGGCGGTGGCCTCGGGGCGGGCGATAGCGAGAAAGGCCAGTCGTCTCATAAGGATGGGAGCCGCGCCGGGGCACTTGGAGCGGTTCTTCGACTCGCCGGACAGCGTAACCGCCAAGGACGTGGCGGAGGCCGCAGCGGCAGGCGATTCCGTGGCCGCCCAGATCATGGAGGAAGCCGCGAGATACGTGGGTCTGGCCATCTCATTTCTGGTGAACACATACAATCCCGATCGAGTGGTCGTAGGAGGGGGCGTGTCGCGGTCCGGGGAGCTGCTACTGGGACCCGCGAGGAAGATGGTGGAGCTGCACGCCATGCCGGTGGCCAGGGACAAGGTGGAAATAGTCCCAGGCGGTCTGGGCAGCGACGCGGGTCCGCTCGGGGCTGCGGCGCTGGTGCTCGATCGGCTGTTTCCGTCCATACAACTGGCCCATTCCGGACTTCTGAACCGGGAACGCGTGGTGTGAGCTGCGTGACTCACGAGACTCTCCTGCAGGGTGGGATGAAGAGCATGAGGGAAGCGGTCGGGCGTTGCTTGGACCGTTGCGTGAAGCTGCTGTGGCTTGCGTCAGCCCTGGCGGTCATCGCGTCACCGGCGACGGCGGCGTCAAGTGCCGGCCGGCCGGAGTGGATCGAGGTGGCTCCGGAGGGCCACTACTTTCAGACGGCGTCAGGAGCGCCCTTCATCGTGATAGGGCAGAACGACGCCATCACGTGGCCGTACCTGAGCGATCTGCTTGTGGCTGGCGATGTCGGTTCGGTGCGCGGGTACCTCGAGCGGCTCCGCGAGTCCGGGGTCAACACCATGCGTGTGATGTTCGAATACGCTCAGTTCCAATTCGGGCTGGCCGAGAACCCTCTCGGAGAGTTCCGCCAGCCGGTCGTGGAGTTCTGGGATCGCTTCATAGAGCTTGCTGAGGAATATGGGATATACCTCATTGTCACTCCGTGGGATCCGTTCTGGATGCAGAGGGAATGGGACGAGAACCCGTACAACGTCGAGAACGGCGGCATTATGGCTGACATGAAGGGGTTTCTCACCGATCCCGACGCCGTGGCCGCGCAGAAGCGTCGCTTCGCGTTCATGGTGGACAGGTGGGGCGGCTCGCCTGCGATCCTTGCCTGGGAGCTCATGAACGAGATCGAGCTGTGGTGGGGCGCAAGGCCGCGTGAGATCGCGGACTGGATCTCAGAGATGGCGCGTTTCATCAGGCAGCGGGAATTGGAGCGATACGGTCGGACCCACCTCCTCACGGCCTCCCTTGCGACCCCGTTTCCCGGTCCAGAGCTGGTCGAAGCTGTCCTGGCCCATCCCGACCTGGATTTCGCGACCACGCACCAATACGCCGGCCCGGCCGTGAACGCGCCTGTGAACACCGTGGACGCCGCTGACGCCGTGGCCCTCGCGACCGCGTACGCGAAGATGCAGCTTCCCGACGGCAGACCTTACCTCGACACTGAGAGCGGGCCCATCGACGCGTGGATCCCCGACGGGGACTTCGACGCCGAATACTACCACAACATGAGTTGGGCCCACCTCGCAAGCGGTGGCGCGGGCCAGGGGCTGCGCTGGCCGTACCGGAATCCTCACGTCCTTAGCGACGAGATGCGCGCAGTCCAAGCCGGCATGGCGAGGTTCGTCAAGGCGTTCGATTGGCGCGGCTTTGTTCCGAGGCCGATAGATCGGTTTGCCGAGGTCAGGAGCGGCACGGGATCGTCGGGGCGCATCAACGTCTATGGCGTCGGCGACGAGCGAAGGATGCTCTTGTGGCTCCTGGACATGGCACCGGCGAGGCGCGAGAGCGTGACCGCCACGGAAGGGGCGAGGCTCGTCATTCGCTACGCCGACTGGGCCGAGGCGAACGGCGTGCGGCCGCCCACAGCCTCGGGCTCAACCGCCGACGGAACCGCGGGCTCTGGCGCAACCTCGACGGCGGTGGTCGAGTTCTGGGATACACGCTTGGGCGGCAAGACGCTCGAGATCTCGCTGACTGTGGAACCCGGCGCCGCCTGGGAGATTCCCTTGCCTCGTTTCGAAGGCGATCTCGCGATTGCCATCTACCTGAAAGGGGCGTGATTCGGTGGGAGCGGACTCCTTGGACATGGTCGAGTCCACAGCCCATTTCTTCTGGGCCACAGGCATTGAGGACACGTTCGTCGCCCAGGTGGAACCAGGCCGAAGGCGTCTAGATCTATACGAGCTGCAGCATCACTACGATATGTGGAAGGAAGACTTGGACCTCGTGGGAGAACTCGGTGTGAAGGTCATGCGTTACGGGGTCCCCTGGTACCTGGTCAATCCTTCGCCCGGCCTGTACGACTGGAGCTTCACGGACAGGGTCCTGGAGTACATGACCAGAGAAAAGGGCGTTTCCCCAATAGTCGACCTGGTGCACTACGGCTGCCCGTTGTGGCTCCAAGGGGAGTTCGTCAATCCTGACTACCCGAAACGCGTCGCGGATTACGCCGCTGCGTTCGCCGAGCGCTACAAGCCCCTCGGGGTGCGCTGCTTCACGCCCCTAAACGAGCCATACGTGAACGCCGAGTATTGCGGGCTCATCGGGAGATGGCCTCCGCGGCTATCCGGGGAAGAGGGTTTCGTAAGGCTGTGCGAGCGGCTCGGCCGGGGCATAATCGCAACGGTTGAGGCGCTCAAGGCGGTGACTCCTGAAGCGGTGATGGTTCACGTGGAGGCCACCGGGCTCGCCTTATCGGAGGATCCCAGCCTCCGGCAGGCGCTTGAGCCGTTGAACGAAAGGCGCTTCGTTGTGCTCGAGTTGATTCAGGGGAGAGTGGGGCCCGACCATGTCCTTCGCGACTGGCTGGTGGACAAAGGGCTGGACGATGACGACCTCGCGTGGTTCTCAGAGCACGCGCTCCGCCTCGACGTTCTAGGGCTCAACTACTATCCCGAGCTCAGCGTGCGCCGGTTCTTCGAGCGAGGAGGGCGCTTGGAGTCAGAGCCCTGGTGGGGCGGGGCCGAGTGCCTGAAACGGCTCATAAGAGAGCACTGGCGGCGATACCGGCGGCCTGTGTTCCTGACCGAGACGAGCACGAACGAAAAGGCCGGCGACAGGGTCGCTTGGCTGCGTGAATCGGTGTCCGCCGTCAGGGAGCTGCGACAGGAGGGTATCCCCGTCATAGGCTACACGTGGTGGCCGCTTTACGACCTAGTCAACTGGGACTATCGGGAGGGCGCCGGTCCAGCCGAGGACTACATAGAGCCGATGGGATTGTGGAGCCTGGAGCCGCGAGACGGGGGCCGCCTTCTGAGAAAGCCTACGCGAGCGGTTGCCGTCTATCAAGAGTTGATATCCTCGAGCCCGGTCGGCGAGATCGGAGAGGATCCGTGTTCACCCAAGAAGATGACGTCGGGGAGGACGCAGTATAAGTGATGGGCTCTGTACGTGGCGAGTATCCGCGTCCCGATCTCCTTCGGGAGCGGTGGCTAAACCTGAATGGGACGTGGCGGTTTGACTTCGACGACGATGACGTGGGACTTGGCCAGAGGTGGTTCGACAATCCCGCTATCCTCAAGAAGGCGATCCAGGTTCCCTTCGCATACCAGGCGAAGGCGTCCGGCATCGGCGACACGACGCACCATCCCGTGGTCTGGTACGCCAGGGAAGTGACCATTCCTGAATCCTGGCGGGGGAAGAGAGTCCGGCTCAATTTCGGAGCTGTGGACTACGAGGCGACCGTTTGGGTGAACGGAGTCCCGGCAGGCTTCCACCAGGGGGGATACGTGCCGTTCGGCTTGGACGTCACTCCGATGCTCCGCGACGGCTCCAACTGGATAGTGGTTCGCGCTGTGGACCAGATCCGGACGGACCAACCGCGCGGAAAGCAAACCGCTCGGACAGGGCCGTGGGCATGTTGGTACACGGCGGTGACCGGGATATGGCAGGCCGTCTGGATGGAACCGGTCGACCCGGTGCACATCCTCGACGTCCGTCTCGTGCCTGACATCGACGCTGAGCGCTTGTCCATCGGCGTGACCTTGAGCCAGGCGACAGAAGGACTCGTCTTGGAGGCGGTGGCGACGGAGGAGGGAAGAGAGGTCGCGCGGGCGGAAGTGACCGTGGCGCCTGCTTACAAGCGATGGAGCGACCTCTGGCCTGAGCCTTTCGTCGCCCTCAGCCTGCCTGTGCCTGGGTGTCGGCTGTGGTCGCCCGAGAACCCGTTCGTCTATGACCTGGCCCTCAAACTCAGGTCGGGCGTAAGGGCCGTCGACGACGTCAGGACCTACTTCGGCATGAGGAAGGTCGAAGCACGGGACGGGGAGGTATACCTCAACAACCGGCCGTACTACCAGCGCCTCGTGTTGGATCAGGGATACTGGCCGGAGGGGCTGTATACGGCGCCGTCGGCAGAGGCCATTCGCCGAGACGTGGAGCTCACCAAAGCCATGGGTTTCAACGGCGCCCGCAAACACCAGAAGATCGAGGACCCGTACTACTCTTACTACTGCGACAAGCTGGGGCTCTTAACGTGGGTTGAGATGCCGTCGTGTTACGCGTACAATGAGTGGGGAGCGGAAAGGCTCAGGAGGGAGTGGGCCGAAGTCGTGCTGCGACACAGGAACCACCCTTCAGTGATAGCGTGGGTTCTGATGAACGAAAGCTGGGGCGCGGACGAGTTCCGACAAGGATCGTGTGCCGGAGCCGTGGCCCAGGTGATGTCCCTGTACCATCAGACATACGCGCTCGACGGAACCCGCCTGGTCGTGGACAACGATGGGTGGCAACACGCCAAGACCGACATGCTGACCATACATGAATACACTCAGTCCGCGGAAGACCTGAGGAGAAGGCTTTCGGGGTTCTTCGCCGATCGAGGAGCTGCCGTGTTCAGCCACGGATTTCCCGCGGTCCTGCCGGGGTTTGAGGGGGGCGGCGTACCCGTGCTAATCACGGAGTTTGGGGGAACCAAGGTCGCGCGCCCCGGATCCGCCTCCGCCGGGTGGGGGTACGGCGAGGAGGTAGCGGGGTCTGACGAGCTCTTGGCGAGGATCGGGTCTCTCGTCGATGCCATCCTGGAGTTTCCCGGTGTGGCCGGATACTGCTACACCCAGCTCACAGACGTGGAGCAGGAGGTCAACGGGCTCCTCACCCACGATCGTGACCCGAAGGCTCCCCTTGCGAAGCTGCGCGAGGTATTCAGAGGTAGGTAGGAGCGGTTCGAGGTGGGTAGGCGCGGTTCGAGGTGCGGTCGTGGGTATTGCCCGAGGCGTGGCTGGAGGCAAGGTTTGGGGGAGGGTGGCTGTGAATAGACGCTCATTAACGTTGAGGCCGGTTCCGTGGTCGGCCGAGATCGTTCGGGTCCTGGAGGGGCGAGGACTCATCAAGCCCTTCCGGCCGACTGAAAGGGCTCTCAAAGCTCCGGTGGGACAGAATGTCGTGGACCCTGTGTACGTGTCGGACGAACGATACGGTCCCCATAAACTCATCGCCGTCGGGGTGAACATGGATAGGGTAAGGCTGGGAGTCCACCCGGACAACGAGGAGATATTCCTTCCGAGCGTGCCGAGCGGGACCAAGCCTTGCTATTACGTTGTGTCCCTTCTCCCCGAAGGTGAGCTTCGCGAGAAGGACAGGCAGGGCCTTCTCACGGCGGATGATTTCGTCTGCGTGAAGATGCTTCCCGCGTGGCCTGGCGTCGAGGCGTTCACGGTCCTGGCGGGGACCGTTCACTGCGAGGTCGCCGCGCCCGGAGGAGGCGAGGTCCCCTACATATTCGTGACTGAGCCCAGGGATCTCCCCATAACGTGGATAGACTTGGAGCATGATGTGTCGGTGGAGGGAGATGGCGCGGTTCCATGAAGCCCGGGAAGGACAGGGAACAACGCACTGCAGGTGTTGACGCATGTCTTGGTGGGTCTAGCGCCTTGACGGAGCCTCGCTTCACGGTCAAGGAGCGCATCGTCAAGGACGACGGAAGATACCTTGTCTTCTACTGGTTTGGCGCGCGAGTCCCAGGCGGAGAGGCCCGGAATGGGAGACTAGACGATGGCGAGGGCGCGAAGACGCCCACGCCCGAAGAAGGGAGAGCGTAAGTTGTCCGAGCTTCGTTGGAATCCAGTGCTCGGTGAGTGGGTGGTGACCGCAACCCACAGACAGGACAGGACCTACCACCCGCCAGCCGATTACTGCCCGCTGTGCCCCACGCGACCAGGGGCGTTTCCGACGGAGGTGCCCTCCGAAGACTACGAGATCGTAGTGTTCGAGAACAGATTCCCGTCCTTTCGGCGCGTTCCCCCAGAGCCGGCCGTCGCAGGCAGCGAGCTGTACCCGGTGAGGCCTGCGCGGGGGATATGCGAGGTAGTGCTGTATTCGCCCAACCACCTCGGGTCCCTCGCTACCGCCGACGTCTCTGAGGTAGCGAACCTAGTGGACGTGTGGGCGGATCGATATTCCGAGCTGGGTTCGTTGGACTACATCGATTACGTCCTGATATTCGAGAACAGGGGAGAGGCGGTTGGGGTCACGTTGGACCATCCCCACGGCCAGATCTACGCGTTCCCCTTCATCCCGCCCAAGCCTGCCGTGGAATTAGAGAACGCGGCAAGACACAAGGCCGCGACCGGTCGGTGCCTGTTCTGCGATATCCTCCGTGCTGAACTCGACGATGGCCGCCGCGTGGTAGTCGACAACGAGGGCTGGGTGGCGGTCGTGCCGTTCTTCGCGCGGTATCCGTATGAGATCCACATCCTGCCGAAGCGCCACGCACAGAGCCTGCCGGAGCTCAGCTCGACTGAGCGGCGGGGGATGGCTGAGATCCTGAAGGTCGTCTTGCAGAAATACGACAACCTGTTCAGCAAGCCTCTTCCGTACATCATGGTCATGCACCAGGCTCCGACCGACGGAAAGCGTTACGACCACTATCACTTCCACATCGAGTTCTACCCGCCCAACCGCACGGCGACCAAGCTGAAATACCTTGCCGGGTGCGAGTCCGGAGCCGGCACGTTCATAAACGATACGCTTCCCGAGGAGAAAGCGGCCGAGCTCCGGTCGGTTCAGCCGGTGGCAGGCGGCCCTGGCGTGCCTTCCGACCCGGCGGGTGAAGGAGGAGGCAACAAGACACGGTGAGCGACGCTGGTGTTGTCGGTGGTGCTTCGGGCGCGGGTGGCGCGAATGGCATCGGCGGCGTCGGCGACAACGGGGCTAGTGGCGGCGGCCTTGGCGTTGACTGCGCCTTTGCAGGCGGGTTTGAGTGCCGCGCGTACGGCGAAAGGTCGGCCCGCGTTCTCCGCGCGTTCTGTCATGTCTTCCGCGATGTCTTGGACGAGGCCGTCGCCTACACAGAGGACGCTTCTCCGGTTCGAGTGGTCAGGGCGCCAGGTCGTGTCAATCTCATCGGCGAGCACACCGACTACAACGACGGGTTCGTGCTCCCGGCGGCTATCGACCGCGACGTGACGATGGCGGCGAGGCGCCGTCGTGACCGGAAGGTAAGGGCCTTCTCCATTGACTACGACGTGGGGACGGAGTTCTCTCTCGACGACATCCGGCCCGATAGCGTGCATGCCTGGACGAACTACATCCGCGGGACTCTCGACGTCCTTATGAAACGGGGTCTGCCCGTAACCGGGATGGATCTGGCCGTCACGGGCGACGTTCCGCGCGGAGCTGGGCTAAGCTCCTCCGCAGCCCTCGAGACGGCCACGGCCGTGGCGGCGCGCGTGGTCGGAGGCTTTGCGCTCGAGGGGCCGGAGCTGGCGCTAGCCTGCCAGGAGGCGGAGAACCGGTTCGTTGGGGTGAGATGCGGCATAATGGACCAGTTCGCGTCGGCCTTGGGAAAGGCCGGACACGCCCTCTTCATCGACTGCCGGAGCCACCGATACGAGCTGGTCCCCGTGCCCCGCGGCTACCGGATAGTGATCTGCGATAGCGGAGTGCGCCGCGGACTTCGAGACTCCGAATACAACGTGCGTCGGGCCCAGTGTGAAGAGGCCGTGCGGTTGCTCAAGGAGGATCTGCCCCATGTCAGAGCTCTACGGGACGTATCGAGCGGAGAGCTCGCGGCATTGCAGGGAAAGCTTTCTGAGGAGGTCAGACGACGAGCCGCGCACGTGATCGCCGAGAACGAACGGGTTACGAGAGGCGTCAAAGCTCTGCGAGAAGGCCGGGTGGACGAGTTCGGGCGGCTCATGGTGGAGTCTCACGAGAGCCTTGCCAGGCTCTATGAGGTAAGCTGCCGGGAACTGGATCTGCTCGTGGACATCGCGCTCGCATGGCCCGGCGTAATCGGCGCTCGGATGACAGGCGCCGGGTTCGGGGGGTGCACCGTGAACCTCGTGCGCGAGGAAGCCGTTGGTGGCTTCGCAGAAACTGTCATGTCCGAGTATGGCCGGCGCGTCGATTCATCTAAGCTCAGCGCGCCTCCTCAAGTGTACGTTTGCGAGGCCGCGGACGGCGCTGGAGTCGTGCAGTGATTGGAGCTGGCGAGGAGGACGCTTCCTCTCATTCTGAAGAACTCGCAAAGAAAAGCGCTGAAGCGTGTTGACCCTAACGTAACGTGAGGGCTTAAGATGACAGTGCGGAGGGGTTCGGTTGACGTACACGGTCAAAGCCGTCTCGGAGATCGCGGGCGTGAGCGTCCGCACTCTGCATCACTACGACCACATCGGCTTGCTTAGGCCCGCTCAAAGAGGCTTCTCGGGGTATCGACTCTATACAGAAGAAGACCTCGAGCGGCTTCAGCAAGTTCTCTTCTTCCGGGAGCTGGGGTTCGGCCTTCATGAGATCAAGGAGATCATCGACCGCCCGGACTTCGATAGGAGGAAGGCCCTGCTGAAACACAAGGAGCTCCTGCTGGAGCGCAGAGAGCGGCTCACGCGGCTGGTCCAGCTGGTCGACCGAACCCTCGAGGCGATGGAGGAGGGCGTTGAGATGGACGAAAGAGAGATGTTCGAAGGGTTCGACCAAGAGCGCCTCGAGGAGGAAGCCCGGCAGCGTTGGGGTGGAACCGAGGAGTTCGAGGAGTCCATCCGGAGGACTCGAAGCTATACGAAGGTGGATTGGGCGGCGATTCAAGAGGAAGGCAAAGAGGTTCTTCAGGGAATAGCGTCGCTGACGGACAGGGCACCTTCGGATCCGGAGGTCCAGCAGTGGATCGGCAGGCACCACAAACATATCAACGATCGTTTCTACAGGTGCTCGCTCAAGGTCTACAGAGGGCTGGGAGACCTATACGTGGAGGACGAGAGGTTCAAGGCGTTCTTCGAGAGGATAAAGCCCGGGATGGCATGGTTCATGAGAGACGCCATGCACGCGTATTGTGACCGCCTGGAAGGCGAGTAATGGCATTCGCGTACGCGTGGCCGTTTCGCACCGCTAACCTCGGCTTGTCCGCGGCTAGCGGTGCGGTTTTGTCTTCCTAGAGCCGGGATGCGCCCCTTCCGTCGGGAACATCCTACCGGCCTGCGGTTGTCAACGCGTTCTCTATTGCCTTCAGTATCACCTTGCTACTATAGGTGGCCCCGGCGACCGTGTCCACGTCCAAGGACTGAGCGTCTACGACTCTTCCGGGTATTGCTTCTGCCGCAGCTCCCCGGCCATGTCGGTGTTCGACGAGCTCGATCTCTGATATCCTGTGATCCCTTACGGTCACTTTCACCCGAGCGCTCACCGGAAACATGCTGTAACTTCCGTAGTACGTGCCGTCAGCCACTCGGGACATGTCCACGTCCGCCATAGGCAGACTCTTGAGCTGCTCCAGATTTGCCTCCGTGGTCCTGATGAACGACCTTAGACCGATAGCAACGACGCACGCCACACCGACCACGCCAGTCAAGACGGCGAGCACCATCCTGCGTCTTCTCTTGTTCACATTGTCCATAAAGGGTTCACCTCCCTGTCCGACGCCTCCGCAACTTACCAGGTCATGGGAATCACCAGGTCCTCACGAGACTCTTTGCCCAAGCTGCCGCCCGTTCCAGCTCACCGTCTTTCAATGGGCCTTCGCTGTCCTTCACGAAAAACCCTTCGGGTGGAGCCGCAAGCGCGCCACCCTTCTTCTCGAGCCTATCCGCGATGGGCTTCGCGGCGTATCCGAACAGCCTGACCATGACGTTGAGAAAGCGTGAGCGCACGTCGGCCGCGGAGATCCTGGTGTCGAAGGCAGCCACCTTGACACCTTTCAGGCCTCCCGGTGGGATGCTGTCAAGAAAGTCCGTGACCGGCTTTGTCGGCCGGAAAGCCCGCGTGGGTGAACCGACGATCAGTAATCTCAATCCGTTCAAGTGTTCTGGCCTGACCTCGCTCGCACGAAGCGTTTCCGTGTCGGCCGGCGAGCCTATGGCCTTGCCCATCGCTCGAGCCACCTGCTCAGTATTCCCGAAAACCGAGTCGAACACTATCAGGGTTCTTGCTGCTGTCATTCGGGGATGCCTCCTCTTACGAGCTCCCGAGTAGTGAGCCCAGACCTCGTCCTTCATCGAGACTCACCCGAAGTCGTACATTCATTATTGCCAGCGTATCACCTTCCGACGGTTGAAGATTTCCCGGGAGCGTTCACACCCGGGAGGTTGCGGCCGCTGCTGCGACGGCGGGTTCCGCTGTCGAGTCCGGATATCAGCTCGCACTCACCGCCAGGAATTCCGCGAGGAGGATTGTCATCCGTAAGAGAGAAAGATTATACTAACAAAGAGCCTTCGTTGTGTCGAAGGGCGTTTTCCTGCCAATTGGCATGGCCTCTCGTGAGCGTCTGGCAGGCGCGGCGTCGTGGACGCGGCGCGTGGCCGTGAAGAGACGCACAAGCAAGATGCGGCTGAGATGCGGCTGAGATTCGGCTTGGATGCGGCAGGGATAGACGTGGGGCAGGCGACCTGAACAGCTCTCAAGCAGCTCTGCCTTCGAAGAGGCTTCATCCTACAGTAGAGTGGTGCGGGTGAAGAGAATGGTCGGTCTCGATTTGAAGCCGGTTGAGACGGTGAGCACGTCGACTCAGATTATCGAGCAGTTCGTGGAGATGATTCGAACTGCAAGGCTCAAACCCGGGAACTGCCTTCCCTCTGAAACGAGCCTGGCCAAGAGCCTTGGCACGAGCCGCGCGACGATCAGAGAGGCATTGAGCGGCCTAAAGGTCCTGGGGCTTCTGGAATCCATCCCAGGCAAGGGCAACTTCGTCAAGAAGCCCAGCATGGACTATCAACTCGAAGGCATCGTCGATACGATCAGGAGCCGGATGAGTTTCCTGGAGGCACTCGAAGCCAGAAGGGCGATAGAGGGTGAGGTCTGCTACCTGGCGGCGAAGAGGCGCACCGATTCCGCGCT includes:
- a CDS encoding carbohydrate ABC transporter permease; the protein is MKRRRAASQVVRFAGLAILAAAFLAPLYWMISTSIKPESDTVVMPPQWIPTRPTLENYIEVLNSPDASILRWTFNSLFTSFAYTFFYLLLSIFTAYPLARLRFRGRDAWFWFLLSSMMIPGIMFLIPHYMMMMQFNWIDTYHALIWPGISGVFGTFMLRQFFLTIPHELEDAARIDGASRLGIIRHVILPLSVPAIVTLGVFSFMGSWNNYVWPLFVVHGDMLTLPVGVTQFSSRYITEYGKLMAGTAVASLPVLVVFVFAQRYFVEGLTLTGLKE
- a CDS encoding ROK family protein, which produces MRSVNFSGMRSINRSIVLNLIRTHGSMSRAEIAERSHLATSAVSNIVSELLQMGLIREGETVTAGSGRPATLLELNTKSVFAIGVNVGFTNIQGVATDLSGKLLERATTPTGPEEGPERVLSRVARVAKEVSLRAGLPSERIGGVGVGIPGLVDIDSGRSVYSPNLAWRDVAVREFLEGELSLPVYVDNDVRAATLGESTYGAGQGARHLVALFVGSAIGAGLILDGRLYYGASHSAGEIGHIRVTEDGPQCSCGKYGCLEAVASGRAIARKASRLIRMGAAPGHLERFFDSPDSVTAKDVAEAAAAGDSVAAQIMEEAARYVGLAISFLVNTYNPDRVVVGGGVSRSGELLLGPARKMVELHAMPVARDKVEIVPGGLGSDAGPLGAAALVLDRLFPSIQLAHSGLLNRERVV
- a CDS encoding cellulase family glycosylhydrolase, with the translated sequence MREAVGRCLDRCVKLLWLASALAVIASPATAASSAGRPEWIEVAPEGHYFQTASGAPFIVIGQNDAITWPYLSDLLVAGDVGSVRGYLERLRESGVNTMRVMFEYAQFQFGLAENPLGEFRQPVVEFWDRFIELAEEYGIYLIVTPWDPFWMQREWDENPYNVENGGIMADMKGFLTDPDAVAAQKRRFAFMVDRWGGSPAILAWELMNEIELWWGARPREIADWISEMARFIRQRELERYGRTHLLTASLATPFPGPELVEAVLAHPDLDFATTHQYAGPAVNAPVNTVDAADAVALATAYAKMQLPDGRPYLDTESGPIDAWIPDGDFDAEYYHNMSWAHLASGGAGQGLRWPYRNPHVLSDEMRAVQAGMARFVKAFDWRGFVPRPIDRFAEVRSGTGSSGRINVYGVGDERRMLLWLLDMAPARRESVTATEGARLVIRYADWAEANGVRPPTASGSTADGTAGSGATSTAVVEFWDTRLGGKTLEISLTVEPGAAWEIPLPRFEGDLAIAIYLKGA
- a CDS encoding family 1 glycosylhydrolase, which gives rise to MVESTAHFFWATGIEDTFVAQVEPGRRRLDLYELQHHYDMWKEDLDLVGELGVKVMRYGVPWYLVNPSPGLYDWSFTDRVLEYMTREKGVSPIVDLVHYGCPLWLQGEFVNPDYPKRVADYAAAFAERYKPLGVRCFTPLNEPYVNAEYCGLIGRWPPRLSGEEGFVRLCERLGRGIIATVEALKAVTPEAVMVHVEATGLALSEDPSLRQALEPLNERRFVVLELIQGRVGPDHVLRDWLVDKGLDDDDLAWFSEHALRLDVLGLNYYPELSVRRFFERGGRLESEPWWGGAECLKRLIREHWRRYRRPVFLTETSTNEKAGDRVAWLRESVSAVRELRQEGIPVIGYTWWPLYDLVNWDYREGAGPAEDYIEPMGLWSLEPRDGGRLLRKPTRAVAVYQELISSSPVGEIGEDPCSPKKMTSGRTQYK
- a CDS encoding glycoside hydrolase family 2, encoding MGSVRGEYPRPDLLRERWLNLNGTWRFDFDDDDVGLGQRWFDNPAILKKAIQVPFAYQAKASGIGDTTHHPVVWYAREVTIPESWRGKRVRLNFGAVDYEATVWVNGVPAGFHQGGYVPFGLDVTPMLRDGSNWIVVRAVDQIRTDQPRGKQTARTGPWACWYTAVTGIWQAVWMEPVDPVHILDVRLVPDIDAERLSIGVTLSQATEGLVLEAVATEEGREVARAEVTVAPAYKRWSDLWPEPFVALSLPVPGCRLWSPENPFVYDLALKLRSGVRAVDDVRTYFGMRKVEARDGEVYLNNRPYYQRLVLDQGYWPEGLYTAPSAEAIRRDVELTKAMGFNGARKHQKIEDPYYSYYCDKLGLLTWVEMPSCYAYNEWGAERLRREWAEVVLRHRNHPSVIAWVLMNESWGADEFRQGSCAGAVAQVMSLYHQTYALDGTRLVVDNDGWQHAKTDMLTIHEYTQSAEDLRRRLSGFFADRGAAVFSHGFPAVLPGFEGGGVPVLITEFGGTKVARPGSASAGWGYGEEVAGSDELLARIGSLVDAILEFPGVAGYCYTQLTDVEQEVNGLLTHDRDPKAPLAKLREVFRGR
- the galT gene encoding galactose-1-phosphate uridylyltransferase; its protein translation is MSELRWNPVLGEWVVTATHRQDRTYHPPADYCPLCPTRPGAFPTEVPSEDYEIVVFENRFPSFRRVPPEPAVAGSELYPVRPARGICEVVLYSPNHLGSLATADVSEVANLVDVWADRYSELGSLDYIDYVLIFENRGEAVGVTLDHPHGQIYAFPFIPPKPAVELENAARHKAATGRCLFCDILRAELDDGRRVVVDNEGWVAVVPFFARYPYEIHILPKRHAQSLPELSSTERRGMAEILKVVLQKYDNLFSKPLPYIMVMHQAPTDGKRYDHYHFHIEFYPPNRTATKLKYLAGCESGAGTFINDTLPEEKAAELRSVQPVAGGPGVPSDPAGEGGGNKTR